In a genomic window of Glycine max cultivar Williams 82 chromosome 13, Glycine_max_v4.0, whole genome shotgun sequence:
- the LOC100796936 gene encoding protein FRA10AC1 isoform X3: MASFGSLKSTIFEKEERKQQYQSHIRGLNAYDRHKKFIDDYVKFYGKERPSNLKLPIKTDQDTLREGYRFIRSEEDDMNPSWEQRLVKRYYDKLFKEYCLADMSQYKIGKFICGNKHCNEKDGLASYEVNFYYFEAGENKQALVKLVTCERCAFKLNYKRQKEKEQLEKRQQEQDRRKRNRSKSDDDLDDFHESKERRRKGKRALTSASDHKIDDDDDNLDEFLEGMFP, encoded by the exons ATGGCGTCGTTTGGGTCTCTGAAATCCACCATTTtcgaaaaagaagagagaaaaca GCAGTATCAGTCGCACATTCGAGGCCTCAATGCATACGACCGTCACAAAAAATTCATCGACGACTACG TTAAATTTTATGGAAAAGAAAGACCTTCAAACCTAAAGTTGCCTATTAAAACAGATCAAGATACACTAAGAGAAGGATACAG ATTCATCCGGTCAGAGGAAGATGATATGAATCCATCGTGGGAACAAAGGCTGGTGAAGCGTTATTATGACAAGCTTTTTAAGGA ATACTGCCTAGCTGACATGTCACAGTACAAGATTGGTAAG TTCATATGTGGTAACAAGCATTGCAATGAGAAAGATGGGTTAGCAAGCTATGAG GTGAACTTTTATTACTTTGAAGCTGGAGAAAACAAACAAGCCCTAGTTAAATTGGTAACATGTGAGAG atgTGCATTCAAACTCAACTACAAGAGGCAGAAAGAAAAGGAGCAGTTAGAAAAAAGACAACAAGAACAGGATAGGCGAAAGAG GAATCGTTCAAAGAGTGATGATGATCTAGATGACTTCCATGAAAGCAAAGAGAGAAGGCGGAAAG GGAAAAGGGCTTTGACTTCAGCCAGTGATCATaaaattgatgatgatgatgataacttGGATGAGTTTCTTGAGGGGATGTTTCCATGA
- the LOC100796936 gene encoding protein FRA10AC1 isoform X1 gives MASFGSLKSTIFEKEERKQQYQSHIRGLNAYDRHKKFIDDYVKFYGKERPSNLKLPIKTDQDTLREGYRFIRSEEDDMNPSWEQRLVKRYYDKLFKEYCLADMSQYKIGKIGLRWRTEKEVISGKGQFICGNKHCNEKDGLASYEVNFYYFEAGENKQALVKLVTCERCAFKLNYKRQKEKEQLEKRQQEQDRRKRNRSKSDDDLDDFHESKERRRKGKRALTSASDHKIDDDDDNLDEFLEGMFP, from the exons ATGGCGTCGTTTGGGTCTCTGAAATCCACCATTTtcgaaaaagaagagagaaaaca GCAGTATCAGTCGCACATTCGAGGCCTCAATGCATACGACCGTCACAAAAAATTCATCGACGACTACG TTAAATTTTATGGAAAAGAAAGACCTTCAAACCTAAAGTTGCCTATTAAAACAGATCAAGATACACTAAGAGAAGGATACAG ATTCATCCGGTCAGAGGAAGATGATATGAATCCATCGTGGGAACAAAGGCTGGTGAAGCGTTATTATGACAAGCTTTTTAAGGA ATACTGCCTAGCTGACATGTCACAGTACAAGATTGGTAAG ATTGGTCTCAGGTGGAGGACAGAGAAGGAAGTCATATCTGGCAAGG GACAGTTCATATGTGGTAACAAGCATTGCAATGAGAAAGATGGGTTAGCAAGCTATGAG GTGAACTTTTATTACTTTGAAGCTGGAGAAAACAAACAAGCCCTAGTTAAATTGGTAACATGTGAGAG atgTGCATTCAAACTCAACTACAAGAGGCAGAAAGAAAAGGAGCAGTTAGAAAAAAGACAACAAGAACAGGATAGGCGAAAGAG GAATCGTTCAAAGAGTGATGATGATCTAGATGACTTCCATGAAAGCAAAGAGAGAAGGCGGAAAG GGAAAAGGGCTTTGACTTCAGCCAGTGATCATaaaattgatgatgatgatgataacttGGATGAGTTTCTTGAGGGGATGTTTCCATGA
- the LOC100796936 gene encoding protein FRA10AC1 isoform X2, translating into MASFGSLKSTIFEKEERKQQYQSHIRGLNAYDRHKKFIDDYVKFYGKERPSNLKLPIKTDQDTLREGYRFIRSEEDDMNPSWEQRLVKRYYDKLFKEYCLADMSQYKIGQFICGNKHCNEKDGLASYEVNFYYFEAGENKQALVKLVTCERCAFKLNYKRQKEKEQLEKRQQEQDRRKRNRSKSDDDLDDFHESKERRRKGKRALTSASDHKIDDDDDNLDEFLEGMFP; encoded by the exons ATGGCGTCGTTTGGGTCTCTGAAATCCACCATTTtcgaaaaagaagagagaaaaca GCAGTATCAGTCGCACATTCGAGGCCTCAATGCATACGACCGTCACAAAAAATTCATCGACGACTACG TTAAATTTTATGGAAAAGAAAGACCTTCAAACCTAAAGTTGCCTATTAAAACAGATCAAGATACACTAAGAGAAGGATACAG ATTCATCCGGTCAGAGGAAGATGATATGAATCCATCGTGGGAACAAAGGCTGGTGAAGCGTTATTATGACAAGCTTTTTAAGGA ATACTGCCTAGCTGACATGTCACAGTACAAGATTG GACAGTTCATATGTGGTAACAAGCATTGCAATGAGAAAGATGGGTTAGCAAGCTATGAG GTGAACTTTTATTACTTTGAAGCTGGAGAAAACAAACAAGCCCTAGTTAAATTGGTAACATGTGAGAG atgTGCATTCAAACTCAACTACAAGAGGCAGAAAGAAAAGGAGCAGTTAGAAAAAAGACAACAAGAACAGGATAGGCGAAAGAG GAATCGTTCAAAGAGTGATGATGATCTAGATGACTTCCATGAAAGCAAAGAGAGAAGGCGGAAAG GGAAAAGGGCTTTGACTTCAGCCAGTGATCATaaaattgatgatgatgatgataacttGGATGAGTTTCTTGAGGGGATGTTTCCATGA
- the NF-YA13 gene encoding nuclear transcription factor Y subunit A-13: protein MPGKADTDDWRVERGEQIQFQSSIYSHHQPWRCGVGENASKSSSADQLNGSIVNGITRSETNDKSGEGVAKEYQNIKHAVLSTPFTMDKHLAPNPQMELVGHSVVLTSPYSDAQHGQILTTYGQQVMINPQLYGMYHARMPLPPEMEEEPVYVNAKQYHGILRRRQSRAKAELEKKVIKNRKPYLHESRHLHAMRRARGNGGRFLNKKKLENYNSDATSDIGQNTGANPSTNSPNTQHLFTNNENLGSSNASQATVQDMHRVESFNIGYHNGNGLAELYHSQANGKKEGNCFGKERDPNNGAFK from the exons ATGCCGGGGAAAGCTGACACTGATGATTGGCGAGTAGAGCGGGGTGAGCAGATTCAGTTTCAGTCTTCCATTTACTCTCATCATCAGCCTTGGCGGTGTGGAGTGGGGGAAAATGCCTCTAAATCATCTTCAGCTGATCAGTTAAATGGTTCAATCGTGAATGGTATCACGCGGTCTGAGACCAATGATAAGTCAG GTGAAGGTGTTGCCAAAGAATACCAAAACATCAAACATGCCGTGTTGTCAACCCCATTTACCATGGACAAACATCTTGCTCCAAATCCCCAGATGGAACTTGTTGGTCATTCAGTT GTTTTAACATCTCCTTATTCAGATGCACAGCATGGTCAAATCTTGACTACTTACGGGCAACAAGTTATG ATAAACCCTCAATTGTACGGAATGTATCATGCTAGAATGCCTTTGCCACCTGAAATGGAAGAGGAGCCTGTTTATGTCAATGCAAAGCAGTATCATGGTATTTTGAGGCGAAGACAGTCACGTGCTAAGGCTGAGCTTGAAAAGAAAGTAATCAAAAACAGGAAG CCATACCTCCATGAATCCCGTCACCTTCATGCCATGAGAAGGGCTAGAGGCAATGGTGGTCGCTTTCTCAACAAAAAGAAGCTCGAAAATTACAATTCTGATGCCACTTCAGACATTGGGCAAAATACTGGTGCAAACCCCTCAACAAACTCACCTAACACTCAACATTTGTTCACCAACAATGAGAATCTAGGCTCATCAAATGCGTCACAAGCCACGGTTCAGGACATGCACAGAGTGGAGAGTTTCAATATTGGTTACCATAATGGAAATGGTCTTGCAGAACTGTACCATTCACAAGCAAATGGAAAAAAGGAGGGAAACTGCTTTGGTAAAGAGAGGGACCCTAATAATGGGGCTTTCAAATGA